TGCCGATAACGCCGACCTTGGTTCGGGAACATCAGTGTGGCACCTTGCCCAGATTCGCGAGCACGCGGTGCTCGGCGAAAATTGCGTCATCGGCCGCGGAGCCTATGTTGGCACGGGCGTTCGGATGGGGGATAACTGCAAAGTGCAGAATTATGCTCTCGTCTACGAACCCGCAGCACTCGCAGACGGCGTCTTCATCGGCCCCGCCGCCGTACTCACCAACGACACCTATCCGCGCGCGATCAACGCAGACGGAACACAGAAATCAGCAGACGACTGGGATGCCGTTGGAGTCACGCTGAAGCGTGGAGCATCCGTCGGCGCCCGCGCCGTATGCGTGGCTCCTGTGACGATCGGGGCATGGGCGACAATCGCGGCGGGTGCCGTGGTCACGAAGGACGTACCCGATTTCGCGCTGGTTGTCGGCGTGCCTGCTCGCCGCATCGGATGGGTCGGCAAGTCCGGGCATCCCCTCAGCGAAGATGCCGGATACTGGGTGTGTCCGGTCACGGGCGATCGGTATGCCGAGGTTGATGGCGAGTTGAAAGAGGTTGCGGAATAGTGGCAGATGCGTTTATTCCTCCGGCGAAGCCCATTATCGGGGACGACGAGCGGGCGGCCGTCGACCGGGTATTGCTGAGCGGGATGGTGGCTCAGGGCCCGGAGGTGGCGGCATTCGAGACGGAGTTCGCTGCTCATTTTGTGGCTGGGCGCACGGTTGTCGCCGTGAACTCGGGAACATCGGGTCTGCACGTTGGTTTGCTCG
The Paramicrobacterium chengjingii DNA segment above includes these coding regions:
- a CDS encoding acyltransferase, translating into MTSHANTRVVDTADVADNADLGSGTSVWHLAQIREHAVLGENCVIGRGAYVGTGVRMGDNCKVQNYALVYEPAALADGVFIGPAAVLTNDTYPRAINADGTQKSADDWDAVGVTLKRGASVGARAVCVAPVTIGAWATIAAGAVVTKDVPDFALVVGVPARRIGWVGKSGHPLSEDAGYWVCPVTGDRYAEVDGELKEVAE